Sequence from the Phragmites australis chromosome 11, lpPhrAust1.1, whole genome shotgun sequence genome:
TTGGTTCGATGATTTTTTGATTGTTTAGTCATGTATATATACTGCAATGATAATCATAGCTAAACAAAGTTGAAAAGAAATGGAGTTGAGAGTTTTGTCTCTGTCCTACGAAATTTACACATGCTGGAAGCTCCAGTGTAGAGAAGGTTATGCACACCGGACGTCCGACGATGAGGCATTAAGCAAGCCGGATTGTTCCAGGAGGTGCAGCTCAGAAGATcagtacaccggatggtctagcgagtgttggactaatttttgcagagaaaagTTTTCAAAGGAAATCAAGCTTTGAACACGAGATGGTCCAACGATGGAAGTATTGAACGTCGGATGCTTCGCAGGAGCACTTCTTGCAGATAGGTTACAAGATTGCTGGTCTGGAGGAGTTGCATACGCTGGATGGTTCGATGATTGAAagtgtgcacaccggagcatttagtgcagagaggttgcagaagttGTTGGCTTGATGGTTtgcacacgccggatgatccgacgctcAGGAGGTGTGCATGCCGGACCATCTGACATTTACGATTTCTCTGAGATGTGCTTTAACTaaggattttgattatggactaatcaaTAATGGaattagagatatgtgtttgcttgtctaaagTTGTGcatgtgatagatgcaacttggcaaccgacagtgggatgatcggggttgttagagtattgagtaagggggcatCCTAGCTAACGGGCCCCACGAGGGATATGCCGATCAACATGGGATATTTTCTATACCCTGGCCCATCACATGACTAGGTCCAAGCTCACACGACTAGCGCAAGGCTTGCACGACCAGCTTCCTTACAATATTATAAGATCCCGCaaccagtccttactggtcGCGGGGCTGGTCCTTATTTAACCcatctaatcgtatttatagCTATCTActtaagtgtttttcttcccagGTACCACATTCAACGAATAAAGTCATGGCCAGTGCGGTTGAGCACTgccccgtcccatagcattaaatgctacaaaTGGGACCTTGCGGGCTGATGCAGCACCGCAGGCTAACGAGACAGGGTCTGCAGAacaaccaggcaagtggatggttTTGCAGTAGACTCGCGGGACACAGGGACAAGATGGCTTGGCAGATGATCTTACAGTGCACAGCGATGGGTCAGGTCGGGTGGCCAGGGGAGGCAGGTGTGGAGGCATTCCACGGTTGGGATAGACACTCAAAGCTCTCACGGCAAGTTGGGCTCACCCAGCTCTCCAGGATATGATTCAATagtagaatatctagctagACAGGGGTCTGCTAATTGAGACTCACTTGTAAGTTCCCCCTccctcttgtatataaagagaggaggacccggTTTGTAAAGGGAGGATCGGTAACCGATTCACAAGCACTCATAACAAAAGACGCAAGACGTAGCACTGTTATCCTTCAGGAGGCCTAACTCTGGATAGCcccagtgttcttgagttcaatATACACACACTGACGAATGCACACCTTAAGCGTTGTTCATGCGCCCTTCGACCggtacaccccggaatcattgttagggattaaccctcgacagttgaCGCGTCAGGTAGGGGAAGCGTTTCTGTGTTTCAGTTGGTGTTAGAGATcagattgggctacccatggccaGATCCATGACAACTGCTGAGTCTCGTTCTGAGGACCCCGGTCACCGTGAGGTATTCAACATGGGGTACGACCTAGATGAGCATGGTGTGCTCCAGGAATGGGCCACCGAACTGGAATCTGAAGGCTCTGAGGCTCAACGAGAGGTTTGCATGACAATTCATGCAACATGGGGCAACAGAGGCTCCCGTGTTCCGGATGTCAACTATGATCCCCAGGCCACATGCCCAGAGGGGAACCAGACCGAAGCCGGACACAGGGACGCTTCGACACAGCCCCAACCACCATAGCGCCGCTCGGAGGAGCTGTCGCAAAGGACGCGATTTTTGGTGGCATCGTCACCAAGGCCGTTACGCCACACAAATATCGGGGGCTCCCTCCTGCGCTCGGCAGCTCGGAGGCCATGACGGCTGCAGAGAATCTGCAGACATTGCGAATGCTTCTTAGTCACCTACCGGTAGCAGTACTGAAGGGTTCGCCAATTGCGCCATGGTTTCGtgatctcgccctcctggtTGAGACTACCCGATGCCAAACTGCGGTGGCAAACACCACATTCGTCACTAGGATTAGTGAGGGTCACGATCACCAAGAATCGTAGTAGGCTCTACGGTAGGAAAGATCTCGTCCTCGACAACGGGGAGCGCTCGGAGACCCCCTCTGGGTCGGGATAGCCAACCCTCTGACCTGCACGACTCCCTATGCCAACGCGACCTCCACGGTGTTATTAGAGCCAGGAGGCCACCCGAGCGTAGGAGGACCGCGCCCGTTGAGAGTAGGAAAAGGGCAAATAGCCTTACCACTCGTCTCCCCCATGCAGGGAGACATCAGATTCCTCCATTCTATCCCCTAGACCGCGTGACCATCACATCTCTCCTCGAGCACGTGTCGTCGCCCATTGGTGGGCTACTCCCCGTTACGAGACGGGATGCAACGCCCTATCAGCCCGGCTGTGAGAGGCGCGCTGGCTGAACAAGTTCTGCCCGGTCCTACCTGAAAATTATGATGGCTCAACCAACCTAAGGACTTCctacaaatctacaccaccatggtgcaggcagCGGGGGCCACGGgaaagtcatggccaactatttcccGACCGTCTTGACCAGTTTGGCCCGATCCTAGTTTATGAAGAGGGAAGACCGTGACAACGACTATGATAAGcataagaagaaaaacaagaagtCATTCTTTAAGAAGAACCGTGATAAGATGCCCAAAAAGGTAGCCAAGGTGGCTTCGAGAGCGTTCATAGCCGCTCTTAGTGACaatgaaggacaagaagaagaagaacaagaacttcACTGGCTTTTGCTTCATGGTGGACAACAACGATAACGACAGTGACCCCGAACTTGATTTTTTTGAGGTATCGTCTTCCTACAACTAGATTTCCGTCCAAAGCCGATACTTTGAATGATGCTCTCTTAGCTaagataggttacttaagaaagctgtgcgtgagttgaaggagtttaggcctaagtatgagtatCTGTCTActaaacttgcattgcttaggtttAGGCATGATATTGAGGaatgtgagagttgtttgattgttATGGCTGAACTTGTCAAGCTTCGAAATGTGTATGCTCAAGTCACCAATTGGCTTGAGAATGCTAATAAGAAGCTTTTTGAGAAGGAGTCAATGTCTACTCTCTTGAGCGCTTGCAATAATTGTCTTTTACTTTCAAAGGATGTCGAATGAAAGATAAGCATCTTAAGGAACTAGAATTTAGATTAGAAAGTGTTGGGTATTTGAAGGACATACAACCAAATTATTTTACCTATATAGTTTTTTGGATAaactcagctaggttagagagcaagttcaaaagcttttgactgagaatgagtattttgttttttagtggagaagtgcttagagggcaagaaaaaataaatttgatttaGGATAAAACCAAGATGTGTGTTGATAAGTCCGATTTGATTCTTGAGTTGGGATTTGAGAGGGTGTCTACTAAACCTTGTGTTCATATCTCATCCATAGAATCATTTGTTGTcgattctttttttctctctatttattTTCACTTGAATTTTCTGGTATGTTGGGTGAAATAAAAGAGAAGGTCATTCGATTCGAAATGATTTGATGATGCGTTTATTTACCTCATTTAACCGCTACTCTCAATCagaatatttaagatggtaTATATAATTTAAGTTTTAAAAGTTAGACTCTACGAGCACATGGGCTAAGATGACGTGTAGTTGTGATCGACCAGAGCCCGGAGGTATATTAGTACTCCTGGTTAGCCGCCCAAGTTGGACCCTAGCCTTGAAAGTCCGTTGAAAAAAGGACGTTGGTGCCTTAGCTTGTTCCTGCAGGAATCTGCTGTCCACCGTATGCGGATTAAATTAGTACTAAACCGGTAGCAGTGGGCACTGCTAGAACATATATGCTCCAGATGAacaagtgtgtgtatatatatatacacacactctCTGTCCATAATAATATTGCTAAAATTATACTACTAGAGCACATGCAAGTTGTGGTTAAGCTTCTTGGAAGCTTGATGCTTTAGGCACGTAATAAACGAGTTGCGTGTTGCATCCATCATATCGCATTGAAAGTTAAATGGGGCCATCTTAGAGTTGGGCTGGCTTTATCTCCGGGCTGGCTTTATCTCGTGTTTTGTTAATATATATATCTTCAGGAATTGACTTGTTACCTATAACTAAGTCACCGATATATCAACTTGCACAAGCTACCTAGTTATGACTTATGACCATCCAGCTAAATGCAGCAATGCTGTTCACAGCCAGAAATGGCCCGGCAACAACCATTTCCAGAGCACGTTTCTCTCGATCTGATCACTTGCAAAGATTACCAAATTAATCTAACTGCACCTTGCTTCTCTGTATCGATCTCTGCCTGATCAGTCACGACACAGCACATTCAGCTACCATTCATGGCCTTTCGTACGTACGTACCAAACAATCAATCGATGGTTGGATGGATCATGGCTGAAACCCAACGCACGCACGCTTGCGATGGGGAGGAGTACGCACTGCACTTAACTGCACTGACAGACCAGGAGCACGCACACCTTGCCAACAGTACCCGGAGGTTGGGCGACAGGGACAGGATCGAACCGTCCAAGTCGATGCACTAGCTAGTAGATCGATCAGAGAGATGTGTGTCGAGGAAAGGAAAGAGAGACGTGTGTCAGTGTGTGCATACACAGGGACCGCGCCACGGATCGGGACGTGGCAACCACCACCAGATCGATCAGGTGACACACACGAATGATTTGAAAAACACGATGCATCATGTGGATCAGCGGCACGAAAACGAAAAAAGCTTTTGCACTAAGCTGAGATCCATCGTGCATGACGGGGCTGCGCCAACGAACGGAACCGCGATCGTTCCTCGATCTCACAAAGGGCCACGCGAAACCAGCTGCTGTCTACCTCTTCGTACGTACGTTACATAGGTAGGTAGAGAGAGAGACCCGTCCGGAcgtacctctctctctctctctctctctctctctctctctctctgagatGAGATGAGAGAAAGGGGACAAGGAAGTGGCCGAATTTTGCTTGATGTCCAGTACTCCAGCTCAGCTGGGACGGACGGAATTCAAagaagcatgcatgcactatGAAGAAAATGAAAACTATAGCTAGCTATCAACCAGTTGTGTGTCATGTACCATGCATGCCCAAGTCGTTCCCGGTGGCCGTTCCCTGTCACATGATGAATCATCATCAACCGTTAAATAAAATAGTATTGAAATCGCCAAATCGGCAGAGCCGGCCGGGTCAAgcagggatcgaggccaatatAAACCACGCACTCCCTACCACGCTCCAGCCAACCCAACCGAGATCGATCCATCAGGGGACTCCCGATCGACTCCACTGCACACACGGTGCACCACCAGCCACAAGTGCAGCTAGCTAGGTGCGTATCTAGAGCAAAAAAAAGGCGACGATGAaggtgtcggcggcggcggtggtggtggcgctgtgcgcggcgacggcgctgctggcgccggcggcggagggcACCGGCAAACTCAAGGTGGGCTACTACAAGAATACCTGCCGCGGCGTGGAGAGCGTCGTCAAGTACCACGTCGCCAAGGCCATCAAGGCCAACCGCCGGAGCGGCGCCGCGCTCGTCCGCCTCatcttccacgactgcttcgtcagGGTAACCAAGCATGCACGCACCTTTGCTATCTAGTACATCCGGCCATGAAAAGAAAACGTTATGGACATTTGATTGACTGCACGATAGCTAGAGAACGACGATTAAGATCTAGCTAGGGTACTACCGACGATATATATGATCAAGCGTCGACGACAACAGAATGATGTGGTAGCTACTACATCATGCATGGTTTGTTCATCAACTAGTGCATGCACTCTCAGCTGCGACAGAAATTAAACACAGTAGCTAGCTCAAATATCTATCAGATGTGGACACTAAGGGCAAGAAATGATGCTTGAAAAGATGCTTAGTACTCTCCAAGCACCTGCATTGCATTGTACATACGCTACTAGTAATAAGTGGTTACCCGACACTTATCGTTGTTAACGAACTATTATAGGAGTAATACATCACCGTTTGGAACTTAGCTACCGGAAAGCATTTTCAAAGTTGCTTCCAGCTTTAGCTAGCCAGCACGGTGTCGATATCTATCTTCATCATCTATCATTGCTGCACGCCACTGTCCTTGAATAATCTGCCGCCGAGTTTCGTGCGACGGTTGCTCACTCCAACATGGCGCCCAAAGATAACTGCTcaacaaaataaaatcaaaaggcttggcagaaaagataactccaACATGCCTGGCTCAGTCATATATATACCATGCGAGTAAGATATGTGTAGGTCGTGTGCGTCCTGGTATGTATAAAAAAAGTCATATATACCAATGTGGGTGCAAGATGGGATGAACGTGATGGAATTTTCTTCTTGAAAAAAAAGGGTTTAAAGGAGAGACGGATTAAGatgacaagcatgcatgcatcagtCATACACATGTACATTGTATTATCGACATCAATTATTGGTTGCTTTAGTCATCGGCCGCCCCTTAAAAAAGAGTTATATAGCAAACCTCCAACTTTATTTCCCccctaaaagaaaaatatgactATCATGCATGCACAGTGCGCAATTCATTTCAAAATGGTCCAATGTTAAAGCCTCATAACAGCTGTAATTTCCTCTAGAATGGTCTTATTActtacaacaacaaaaaaattacaaaaaataatGCATATAACCCTGCCGACAATACATATGAACATCGTTAATTTTCCAACAACGAAATGACTTGCCATGCACACTGACACGTCACTCAACAGTGAGTGCAACTTGTAGTACTACCAATTAATGCTCAATCCTGTTTCAACTAGATCATCAGCTTAATTTACATGAATGTACTTAACTAGTATGATTAACTGAATTAACCAGGGCTGCGACGGCTCGGTGCTCCTGGACCCGACCCCGGCGAACCCGCACACGGAGAAGACGGCGCCGATCAACATCGGGCTGGCGGCGTTCGAAGTGATCGACGAGATCaaggcggcggtggaggagcaGTGCCCGGGCACGGTGTCCTGCTCTGACATCCTGGTGTACGCAGGCCGCGACGCGGCCAGCATCCTGAGCAACGGCCACGTGCACTTCGAGCCGCCGGCCGGTCGCCTGGACGGCGTGGCCTCCTACGCCGCCGAGGCGCAGCGCGACCTCCCGGACTCGACCTTCACCGTCCAGGAGCTGATCCGCAACTTCCGGCGCAAGAACTTCACGGTGGAGGAGCTCGTCATCCTCTCCGGCGCGCACGCCGTCGGGGTGGGCCACTGCTCGTCCCTCCGCGCGCGGctgacggcgccgccggaccaGATCGTGCCGGCGTACCGGAACCTCCTGGCGGGGAAGTGCGCGGCGGGTCCCGACCCCGTGGTGCCGAACAACGTGCGCGACGAGGACCCcgcggccgtggcggcggcgttcccgTCGTTCCTGAAGAAGCTGCGGAAGACCAAGGACTTTCTGGACAACAGCTACTACCACAACAACCTGGCGCGGATCGTGACGTTCAACTCGGACTGGCAGCTGCTGACGGAGAAGGAGGCGCTGGGGCACGTCAAGGAGTACGCGGAGAACGGGACGCTGTGGGACGAGGACTTCTCCGACGCGCTCGTCAAGCTCAGCAAGCTGCCCATGCCGCATGGCAGCCAGGGACAGATCAGGAAGCACTGCCGCTTCGTCAACTACTAGCAGCCGCCGGCCCggccatccatccatccatccatccatccatccatctccAGTTAATGAATGCGGCTAAATTGTGATTATTTGACTGATCGGTTCATTTGATTGTTCATGTTGTTGTTCTACGTGTGTTTTTTTGGTGGTGGGATTGATTGATTTGTTGCATCTTCTTGTATGGAGAGAACAGAGGGGGGAAGGGAGTTGATGCATGCGTTGTATGGTTTGTACTTTGGACATTTTGCTGTCCAGTTTCATGTAATAATAAGGATGATTAAAGAAAGTAATTTAAGTTGGAAATACAATACGTGTGATGGATGCATCATGTGATTAAAAATACGTAGGAGCAAATTAACCTGCGTGATGGATCGATCGATCAGGTTGGCTAGCTGGCTGTGGGGGTGGCAAGTGATTCATGATGAGTATGAGATGGGCCATGCTAGCCATATAAGACAGCCAGTCGTCTCCCACTGAAGAATGGATGGATGAATGCTGGCAGTGGCGCAAAAGCGAGAGTGCATGGGGTGCATCGACGATCGAGCGGTAGCAAATTTTACAGATCTGATTCTACAAAAGATTTATTCTTTTACGATGACATATATTTACTCTCTCTATTCAATTCAGTCATTAAATTTATAGataaatagtatatataaaattttatgaGAATATTTCTAAACAGtatctataaaatttacttttccGATGAAGCACATCTGCACATGGGAATAACCATCTATCATGCATGACGCAgcgggaatatatatactttATACCTTATACTAGTAGCTTCGTGGAGTAGCTAGCTACCGTCGGTCGTCAGTCGTCGTCTCTCCCACTGAAGGATGCTGCCAGCAGGAGCAGCATATATCCTTGAGCGCAAAAGCAAAAGCGCTTGGTTCGCACTGTGCACCTGTGACGACTAATCATGTCATGTCATGACGCAAAAGCAAAAGCTACGACTTTTTTTTAGGGAAGGGAGCTACTACGATAGGAGCTCGTCTGTCGTCTCGTTTTCACTGCTATATAAAATGCCATTTGGTTAATATGTCATCTATTTTCTTATTCtctttttatttaataaaaactCATAagatttaaataatttatctatttttatcgtCTACTCTTACCATTCACTCTCTTTGCCTGGTTACTAGTTACAGGTATATgtatcattttactaataaaaataaattaatgaattaaaagaaaaattagtAAATAATCTCGTACTCTATTTTTAAATCTCATCTGAAATTAAACTATGTATTACTCACGCCATATTTATTCGTTTGTGCTCCTACATGTTCACATCTCTATActtaaatttataattaatattaccatatttaatatttatatttttgttgtaataaACAGTacttttaacttttttaaaagGGTACGAGTACTTCTCTAGTTGgctagagaagagagagagaaacatacCCGCAAGGCCAACAAACGCGCTCTGGCTGCCTCAGACAAGAGTGGACCGTCAGTGGCGTGGGTCTGTTCGCAAGCCCAATTGGCCCGCCCCGCAaggaattttctttatttttatattctaatatttgcaaaaatacaagatcatttaaaaatattgtacatttaGGCTCCGGTCGACCGTTGGATGGGCAACATCAATATGTCGTTCTTCCAACGGGTGacaactttaaaaaataaaggtgTCGCCCATTCAACGAGCGacaactttaaaaaataaaaaatattatgttccattactctcaaaattcaaaataatattgaaattatcatgaaaaattcttaaaaatatgTTGCGGAGGATTCTAATTATcttaaaatttcaactcaaacaataaCTTGTATAATGAGAAAcgaaaaagacaaatttcatcaAACTGCGTACAATgtaatttaccttttttttctcattgtacaaatcatagttttgtcttaatttttttagagaagatTATAGAATCCTTTACGACATACtttgtttttaaaatttttcatgataattttgatattgttttaaattttgagagtaatgaAATGTAgtgttttttgattttttaaaggtGTCGCTCTtaaatagatgatatttttattttttaagatatcgTCCGTTGAAAGGACGATAGTAGCCTAgatttataatattttaaaatagccgtacattttttgcaaatataaaaataaagaaaattcccCCGCAAGGACCCGCTATCCCGGCTCCTGCCCTCCTCATCTCGTCACCCTCGACTAGACCTTACGGCCTCGCATCGCAGCCATGGGGAGTAACACCGTCGTTGCCACAGCCTTCTCCCCTGCCTCCTCCGTTCCTACTCCGCTTGCAGCCCTGCCGTCTCCTCAGCAACAAAACCCCAAGTGGGGCAGTCGGGTTCAACGGCGAGGTTGGTCTTGAGATCACATCCCTTCTCCACTTCTTAGATGGTTTGTTGATGAGTTGATCTGTGACTCCAAGTGCTATCTGAGTTATGTGTGTTTCTTCACTTGTGTGGTCTCAAGACACGCACAGTCTGTGTTAAGAGATCGATTTGAGCTTGCCTTTTTATCAGAGATTGATTTCACGAGAACTAAAGGCAGTACGTTGTACCCACCTTTGGGTCTTCGCGTGTAAATAGTATCAGTAGTTGATACgtataattttaataaaattggATATTATAGAGTACTTCGAATATTATACCTAAATTAAGGTTTTATGGTGCAGCGAAACTCAACGGATAGATCTCAAGTCCTACATGTAACTTGGGTGCAGATGAAACCTTAGTCTTCTACTCTTCATCACCATAGGTGTAATCTTTCTTGGAATCTTCCACTGAATTTCAACaaagcaagtgtgagtatgTAAGGTACTTAGGAGGAATAAATAGATGTATAGTGATAGAATAAGAAAAACGCTATAGAGTCTTTAGGTTTTGTGAAAAGCTAGTTCTGACGCATGGGTTTTAGTTTGGACCCGCTATCCCGGCTCGTGTCCTCCTCGT
This genomic interval carries:
- the LOC133885297 gene encoding peroxidase 2-like produces the protein MKVSAAAVVVALCAATALLAPAAEGTGKLKVGYYKNTCRGVESVVKYHVAKAIKANRRSGAALVRLIFHDCFVRGCDGSVLLDPTPANPHTEKTAPINIGLAAFEVIDEIKAAVEEQCPGTVSCSDILVYAGRDAASILSNGHVHFEPPAGRLDGVASYAAEAQRDLPDSTFTVQELIRNFRRKNFTVEELVILSGAHAVGVGHCSSLRARLTAPPDQIVPAYRNLLAGKCAAGPDPVVPNNVRDEDPAAVAAAFPSFLKKLRKTKDFLDNSYYHNNLARIVTFNSDWQLLTEKEALGHVKEYAENGTLWDEDFSDALVKLSKLPMPHGSQGQIRKHCRFVNY